Proteins from one Nakamurella multipartita DSM 44233 genomic window:
- a CDS encoding RelA/SpoT family protein, protein MATLTEPLTPARPPAGAAVVGTVPAEADLAPEVPIPSATRRVRARIARRMSGQRPTASPTRTVLEPLFAVHRSLHPKADLKELQRAYEVAEQAHAGQFRRSGDPYITHPLAVATILADLGMDTTTLVAALLHDTVEDTEYTLEKVTADFGDEVAHLVDGVTKLDKVRFGDATEAETIRKMIIAMAEDPRVLVVKLADRLHNMRTMRFLPPDKQARKARETLEVLAPLAHRLGMATIKWELEDLAFSILHSKRYDEIVRLVADRAPSRDTYLAAVTQQLEAELTAAKIPGQVVGRGKHYYSIYQKMKARGREFDEIHDLVAVRILVGSVRECYAAMGVVHALWAPMPGRFKDYIAQPRYGVYQSLHTTVIGPEGKPLEVQIRTFDMHHTAEYGIAAHWRYKETRGTHAGASATVDEMAWMRQLLDWQRETGDAGEFLDNLRYEMAHSEIFVFTPKGDIHTLPVGSTPVDFAYSVHTEVGHRCIGAKVDGRLVPLERRLSNGQFVEIFTSKAPNQGPSRDWLSFVASSRAKSKIRQYFAKSRREEAVELGKEALAKAARRAGLPVQRLVTHDALAVVGHELGYKDIASLYAAVGENHVAASTLVAKVVSYVGGEEDAVDEVTDRSVPSVTRRRHRATGDGGVLVKGISDIQVKLARCCTPVPGDEILGFITKGGAVSVHRIDCTNASALQKEQARLVEVSWDPSSATVFLVTIQVEALDRARLLSDITKTLADLKVNILSANLSMSKDGMAISRFSFEMADPTHLGHLVHAVKNVDGVYDVYRVTSA, encoded by the coding sequence CTGGCCACCCTGACCGAGCCGCTCACGCCGGCCCGCCCGCCGGCCGGCGCCGCCGTCGTCGGCACCGTGCCGGCCGAGGCCGATCTCGCCCCCGAGGTACCGATTCCTTCGGCCACCCGACGGGTCCGGGCCCGCATCGCCCGCCGGATGAGCGGGCAGCGGCCGACCGCGTCGCCCACCCGCACCGTGCTTGAGCCGCTGTTCGCGGTGCACCGCAGCCTGCATCCCAAGGCCGACCTGAAGGAGTTGCAGCGGGCCTACGAGGTCGCCGAGCAGGCCCACGCCGGCCAGTTCCGCCGCTCCGGGGACCCGTACATCACCCACCCGCTGGCGGTCGCCACCATCCTGGCCGACCTGGGCATGGACACCACCACGCTGGTCGCCGCCCTGCTGCACGACACGGTGGAGGACACCGAATACACCCTGGAGAAGGTCACCGCCGACTTCGGCGACGAGGTCGCGCACCTGGTCGACGGGGTCACCAAGCTGGACAAGGTCCGCTTCGGCGACGCGACCGAGGCCGAGACCATCCGCAAGATGATCATCGCGATGGCCGAGGACCCGCGGGTGCTGGTGGTCAAGCTGGCCGACCGGCTGCACAACATGCGCACCATGCGGTTCCTGCCGCCGGACAAGCAGGCCCGCAAGGCCCGCGAGACCCTGGAGGTGCTGGCGCCGCTGGCCCACCGGCTGGGCATGGCGACCATCAAGTGGGAGCTGGAGGACCTGGCGTTCTCCATCCTGCATTCCAAGCGCTACGACGAGATCGTGCGGCTGGTGGCCGACCGGGCCCCGTCCCGGGACACCTACCTGGCGGCGGTCACCCAGCAGTTGGAGGCCGAGCTCACCGCCGCGAAGATCCCCGGCCAGGTGGTCGGCCGGGGCAAGCACTACTACTCGATCTACCAGAAGATGAAGGCCCGCGGCCGCGAGTTCGACGAGATCCACGACCTGGTCGCGGTCCGCATCCTGGTCGGCAGCGTGCGCGAGTGTTACGCGGCGATGGGCGTGGTGCACGCGCTGTGGGCGCCGATGCCGGGCCGGTTCAAGGACTACATCGCCCAGCCCCGGTACGGGGTGTACCAGTCGCTGCACACCACGGTGATCGGGCCCGAGGGCAAGCCGCTGGAAGTGCAGATCCGCACCTTCGACATGCACCACACCGCCGAGTACGGCATCGCCGCGCACTGGCGCTACAAGGAGACCCGGGGCACCCACGCCGGGGCCAGCGCGACCGTCGACGAGATGGCCTGGATGCGGCAGCTGCTGGACTGGCAGCGGGAGACCGGCGACGCCGGCGAGTTCCTGGACAACCTGCGCTACGAGATGGCGCACAGCGAGATCTTCGTCTTCACCCCCAAGGGCGACATCCACACGCTGCCGGTCGGTTCGACGCCGGTCGACTTCGCCTACTCGGTGCACACCGAGGTCGGGCACCGATGTATCGGCGCCAAGGTGGACGGCCGGCTGGTTCCGCTGGAGCGGCGGCTGTCCAACGGGCAGTTCGTGGAGATCTTCACCTCCAAGGCGCCCAACCAGGGCCCGAGCCGGGACTGGCTCTCGTTCGTCGCCTCGTCCCGGGCCAAGAGCAAGATCCGGCAGTACTTCGCCAAGTCCCGCCGCGAGGAGGCGGTCGAACTCGGCAAGGAAGCCCTGGCCAAGGCGGCCCGCCGGGCCGGCCTGCCGGTGCAGCGGCTGGTCACCCATGACGCGCTGGCCGTCGTCGGGCACGAGCTCGGCTACAAGGACATCGCCAGCCTGTACGCCGCGGTGGGGGAGAACCACGTCGCCGCCTCCACGTTGGTGGCCAAGGTGGTCTCCTACGTCGGCGGCGAGGAGGACGCGGTCGACGAGGTCACCGACCGCTCGGTGCCGTCGGTCACCCGGCGCCGGCACCGCGCCACCGGCGACGGCGGGGTGCTGGTCAAGGGCATCTCCGACATCCAGGTCAAGCTCGCCCGCTGCTGCACCCCGGTGCCGGGCGATGAGATCCTCGGCTTCATCACCAAGGGCGGGGCGGTCTCGGTCCACCGGATCGACTGCACCAACGCCTCGGCGCTGCAGAAGGAACAGGCCCGGCTGGTCGAGGTCAGCTGGGACCCCAGCTCGGCCACGGTGTTCCTGGTGACCATCCAGGTCGAGGCGCTGGACCGGGCCCGGCTGCTCTCGGACATCACCAAGACCCTGGCCGACCTCAAGGTCAACATCCTGTCGGCCAACCTGTCGATGTCCAAGGACGGGATGGCCATCTCCCGGTTCTCCTTCGAGATGGCCGACCCGACGCACCTGGGGCACCTGGTGCACGCGGTCAAGAACGTGGACGGCGTGTACGACGTGTACCGGGTGACCAGCGCCTGA
- a CDS encoding glycosyltransferase → MPMRFGFISTYPPTQCGLATFTASLSGALTAGGTAESRIARLLESAPAAHRGREAVGDGVGGVGGVDIVAGDPRTAARSIDRLNRCDVVIVQHEFGIYGGPDGDEVLALLAGLTVPTIVVLHTVLTEPTAHQRIVLDGVLAAAGAVVTMSETAHRRLLTGYRVDPAKVGVIAHGAPESTFPVPVPAATPTIGTAGTDTETDTPTVLTWGLLGPGKGIEWGIEAMAHLKDLRPSIHYVVAGQTHPKVLLHQGEQYREGLQRRIERRSLTGSVHLEGRYLDTPTLASLVAAADVVLLPYDSTEQVTSGVLIEAVAAGKPVVATRFPHAVELLSGGAGIVVPHRDPVSIAEGLRRVITSPELAASMSRAAAAAAPDLRWSAVAKQYRFLAERLIAQAGVVAA, encoded by the coding sequence ATGCCCATGCGCTTCGGTTTCATCAGCACCTATCCGCCGACCCAGTGCGGTCTGGCTACCTTCACCGCTTCGTTGTCCGGCGCCCTGACGGCCGGCGGCACGGCCGAGTCCCGGATCGCCCGGCTGCTGGAGAGCGCGCCGGCCGCGCACCGCGGTCGCGAGGCCGTCGGCGACGGTGTCGGCGGTGTCGGCGGTGTCGACATTGTCGCCGGTGACCCGCGGACCGCAGCCCGCTCGATCGACCGTCTGAACCGGTGCGACGTGGTCATCGTCCAGCACGAGTTCGGCATCTACGGCGGACCGGACGGCGACGAGGTCCTCGCCCTGCTGGCCGGCCTGACCGTGCCCACCATCGTCGTGCTGCACACCGTGCTGACCGAGCCGACCGCCCACCAGCGGATCGTGCTGGACGGTGTGCTGGCCGCCGCCGGCGCCGTCGTCACCATGTCCGAGACCGCGCACCGCCGGCTGCTGACCGGCTACCGGGTCGACCCGGCCAAGGTCGGCGTGATCGCCCACGGCGCGCCCGAGTCGACCTTCCCGGTGCCCGTGCCGGCCGCGACCCCGACGATCGGCACCGCAGGTACCGACACCGAGACCGACACGCCGACCGTGCTGACCTGGGGCCTGCTCGGCCCCGGCAAGGGCATCGAGTGGGGCATCGAGGCAATGGCCCACCTCAAGGACCTGCGCCCGTCGATCCACTACGTGGTCGCCGGGCAGACCCACCCGAAGGTGCTGCTGCACCAGGGCGAGCAGTACCGCGAGGGCCTGCAGCGGCGGATCGAACGCCGGTCGCTGACCGGGTCGGTGCACCTGGAGGGCCGGTACCTGGACACGCCCACCCTGGCGTCCCTGGTCGCCGCCGCCGACGTGGTGCTGCTGCCCTACGACTCGACCGAACAGGTCACCTCCGGGGTGCTCATCGAAGCGGTCGCCGCCGGCAAACCCGTGGTGGCGACCCGCTTCCCGCACGCCGTCGAGCTGCTCTCGGGGGGCGCCGGCATCGTGGTCCCGCACCGCGACCCGGTCTCCATCGCCGAGGGTCTGCGCCGGGTGATCACCAGCCCGGAGCTGGCCGCGAGCATGTCCCGGGCGGCCGCGGCCGCGGCGCCCGACCTGCGGTGGTCCGCGGTGGCCAAGCAGTACCGCTTCCTGGCCGAACGGCTGATCGCCCAGGCCGGCGTGGTGGCCGCGTGA
- a CDS encoding antibiotic biosynthesis monooxygenase family protein gives MTIIKINAITVPADSGDELARRFAARAGAVDNQDGFEGFELLQPTDERTTWLVLTRWRDEESFQAWLNSPAFGHGHRSAAERSGGAAPQPVAVHSELWSYQVADLATGAV, from the coding sequence ATGACTATCATCAAGATCAATGCGATCACCGTGCCCGCGGACAGCGGCGACGAACTGGCCCGGCGCTTCGCCGCCCGGGCCGGCGCGGTGGACAACCAGGACGGCTTCGAGGGCTTCGAACTGTTGCAGCCGACCGATGAGCGGACCACCTGGCTGGTGCTGACCCGCTGGCGGGACGAGGAGTCCTTCCAGGCCTGGCTGAACTCCCCCGCGTTCGGGCACGGGCATCGCTCGGCCGCGGAGCGCTCGGGGGGCGCGGCGCCGCAGCCGGTCGCGGTGCACAGCGAGCTCTGGTCCTATCAGGTCGCCGACCTGGCCACCGGGGCGGTCTGA
- a CDS encoding sulfite exporter TauE/SafE family protein — translation MTVVEFALLLVAGIAGGLFGTIAGLASLATYPALLAVGLSPVSANVTNTVALVFTGIGSVLSSRPELVGQGPRIRRLAPMAVLGGVIGAALLLSTPAEGFEKIVPALIGFASLTILVPRRPPPEGHIAGSATPRTRLVEALGMAVICIYGGYFGAAAGVLLLAMLLHTTHDTLPRANALKNTVLGCANGIAALIFIFLAPVDWAAVVPMSIGCLIGAWLGPKVVRWAPVTLLRYLIGAAGLGLAVHLAIQAYG, via the coding sequence GTGACGGTCGTCGAGTTCGCCCTGCTGCTGGTGGCCGGTATCGCCGGCGGGCTGTTCGGCACCATCGCCGGCCTGGCCTCGCTGGCCACCTACCCGGCGCTGCTGGCCGTCGGCCTGTCGCCGGTCAGCGCCAACGTCACCAACACGGTGGCCCTGGTGTTCACCGGGATCGGCTCGGTACTCAGCTCCCGGCCCGAACTGGTCGGGCAGGGGCCCCGGATCCGCCGGCTGGCCCCGATGGCCGTGCTCGGCGGCGTCATCGGCGCGGCCTTGCTGCTGTCCACCCCGGCGGAGGGGTTCGAGAAGATCGTGCCCGCGCTGATCGGGTTCGCCTCGCTGACCATCCTGGTGCCGCGACGCCCGCCGCCGGAGGGGCACATCGCCGGGTCCGCCACCCCTCGCACGCGCTTGGTCGAGGCGCTCGGGATGGCCGTGATCTGCATCTACGGCGGCTACTTCGGGGCGGCCGCCGGCGTGCTGCTGCTCGCCATGCTGCTGCACACCACGCACGACACGCTGCCCCGGGCGAACGCCCTGAAGAACACGGTGCTGGGCTGCGCGAACGGAATCGCCGCGCTGATCTTCATTTTCCTGGCCCCGGTCGACTGGGCGGCGGTGGTGCCGATGAGCATCGGTTGCCTGATCGGCGCCTGGCTGGGGCCCAAGGTGGTCCGGTGGGCGCCGGTCACGCTGCTGCGCTACCTGATCGGCGCCGCCGGGCTGGGCCTGGCCGTCCACCTGGCCATCCAGGCCTACGGCTGA